One window of the Candidatus Jettenia sp. genome contains the following:
- a CDS encoding FG-GAP-like repeat-containing protein encodes MLKNLRFKALIISFLPFISYFLFPASVAHALTKEIASEPVSEEGTVQLASASVDSQQTGASAPAEEIPSDTSAPEQAATTQAVNSNTSALLSELTLSTVQVIPAGNSGAAATNIPITVPPGRKGMTPNISLIYNSNSLNGWIGIGWSLDMGAIQRNTKRGVCYTCDDYVATMNDSSSELVPRGDWGANYYGTKIEGAFARYQKISDTGGWIVITKDGIKYYYGTTSASRQNNANGVFKWNLDKVEDTNGNYMTITYWKDQGEIYLDRIDYTGNTAGLNPINYVKFYLESRTDVPPMYTSNALVKTAYRLKTIEVYGNGQLARKYVLNYDYSPATFRSLLTSVIQYGSDGVTSLLTTTFEWSEASGFENQGAWISGAYGDWDDHPDRIRNADVNGDGRADIVIGPNSGGNWYVMLSTGSGFSDKGAWISGAYGDWDDHPDRIRNADVNGDGRADIVIGPNSGGNWYVMLSTGSGFSDKGAWISGAYGNFAWDIYADSIRNVDVNGDGRADIVIGPNSGGNWYVMLSTGSGFSDKGAWISGAYGSWAFLSGLIRNVDVNGDGRADIVLGPDYEGTWYVMLSTGSGFSNKGAWVSDAYEDWGLYPGRIRNADVNGDGRVDIVIGPNSGGNWYVLLLRGQTPDLLSTISNSIGGTTALEYLPSSNYDNCLDIDGKTVCLPFVVQTLSSVTTTTKDVNGMDISSTTNFTYSGGYFDYANREYRGFQYVKATASDGTTTESWFKQDDILKGFAYEQIIKNSAGNMYTRTYNTYQSTSPYTGVNFPYLSRKDDYVYDGTPTYKQAATSFTYDIYGNVTRKYLHGNVSVTGDDRDEYTDYTYDTVNWIVSLPSSTYIKNNSGITKAQTWFTYDTKGNFLTKTAWLNGGINPVTTYTYDTYGNVQTIQDPKDNPPTTITYDTVAQTYPATIQNPLGHTVNKTYDYRFGKPLTETDPNNNTTTYEYDTFGRLTKVTNPNDTNSTYGTISYSYLDFGTIGSQRIVTHATEQSGTGNYIWSETYFDGLGRTIKTRSEGPDTKVIVQRTFYDNRGNVSYVSLPYFEGIETERWTYFEYDPIGRAKKVTNPDGTYVTKSFAEAALLL; translated from the coding sequence ATGTTAAAAAATCTCAGATTCAAAGCTCTAATTATTTCTTTTTTACCTTTCATTTCTTACTTCTTATTTCCTGCTTCTGTAGCTCATGCATTAACAAAAGAAATTGCATCTGAGCCTGTTTCCGAAGAAGGCACTGTGCAACTAGCAAGTGCCTCTGTAGACTCACAGCAAACAGGTGCTTCTGCGCCGGCAGAAGAAATTCCTTCAGATACCAGCGCACCAGAACAAGCAGCAACAACTCAGGCAGTAAACAGTAACACAAGTGCACTACTATCAGAGTTGACATTAAGCACTGTGCAGGTAATTCCAGCAGGCAATTCTGGTGCTGCAGCAACAAACATCCCAATTACAGTTCCTCCCGGCAGAAAAGGCATGACTCCAAATATTTCACTTATCTATAACTCTAATTCTCTCAATGGATGGATAGGTATTGGGTGGAGCCTTGATATGGGGGCTATACAGAGAAATACAAAAAGAGGGGTTTGCTATACCTGTGATGATTATGTAGCTACTATGAATGATTCTTCTTCTGAATTAGTGCCGAGAGGTGATTGGGGTGCAAACTATTATGGGACCAAAATAGAAGGGGCATTTGCAAGGTATCAAAAAATCTCTGATACAGGTGGCTGGATTGTAATAACAAAGGATGGCATAAAATATTACTACGGCACGACCTCGGCTTCGAGACAAAACAATGCCAACGGAGTTTTCAAATGGAATTTAGATAAAGTTGAGGATACGAATGGAAATTATATGACAATAACCTATTGGAAGGATCAGGGCGAGATATACCTTGATAGGATAGATTATACAGGGAATACGGCAGGTCTTAATCCGATAAACTACGTGAAGTTTTATCTTGAAAGCAGAACGGATGTCCCCCCAATGTATACTTCCAATGCCCTTGTAAAAACAGCTTACAGATTAAAAACAATAGAGGTTTATGGGAATGGGCAGTTAGCAAGGAAATATGTTTTGAATTACGACTATAGCCCCGCCACATTCCGATCTCTATTAACCTCTGTTATTCAATATGGTAGTGATGGGGTTACTTCTTTGCTAACGACCACATTTGAATGGAGCGAAGCAAGCGGGTTTGAAAACCAAGGCGCATGGATCAGCGGCGCCTACGGGGACTGGGACGATCATCCTGATCGTATCAGAAATGCAGATGTGAATGGAGATGGAAGGGCGGACATCGTGATAGGCCCTAATTCTGGAGGCAATTGGTATGTGATGCTATCCACAGGCAGCGGCTTCTCCGATAAAGGCGCATGGATCAGCGGCGCCTACGGGGACTGGGATGATCATCCTGATCGTATCAGAAATGCAGATGTGAATGGAGATGGAAGGGCGGACATCGTGATAGGCCCTAATTCTGGAGGCAATTGGTATGTGATGCTATCCACAGGCAGCGGCTTCTCCGATAAAGGCGCATGGATCAGCGGCGCCTATGGGAACTTTGCCTGGGATATTTATGCTGATAGTATCAGGAATGTAGATGTGAACGGAGATGGAAGGGCAGACATCGTGATAGGCCCTAATTCTGGAGGCAATTGGTATGTGATGCTATCCACAGGCAGCGGCTTCTCCGATAAAGGCGCATGGATCAGCGGCGCCTATGGAAGCTGGGCCTTTCTTTCTGGTCTTATCAGGAACGTAGATGTGAACGGGGATGGAAGGGCGGACATCGTGTTAGGCCCTGATTATGAGGGCACATGGTATGTGATGTTGTCCACAGGCAGCGGCTTCTCCAATAAAGGCGCATGGGTTAGCGACGCCTACGAAGACTGGGGTCTTTATCCTGGCCGTATCAGAAATGCAGATGTGAATGGAGATGGAAGGGTGGACATCGTGATAGGCCCTAATTCTGGAGGCAATTGGTATGTTTTACTTCTCAGGGGGCAGACTCCAGACCTCCTTTCCACGATCTCCAACAGCATCGGCGGTACTACGGCTCTTGAATATCTCCCTTCCTCAAACTATGACAATTGTCTCGATATTGATGGTAAAACTGTATGCCTTCCTTTCGTAGTTCAGACGCTTTCTTCCGTAACAACTACAACAAAGGACGTTAACGGCATGGATATTTCCTCCACAACAAACTTTACCTATTCAGGTGGATATTTTGATTATGCAAACAGGGAATATCGGGGATTCCAATATGTCAAAGCAACAGCATCTGATGGGACAACGACAGAATCATGGTTTAAGCAGGATGATATATTAAAAGGGTTTGCATATGAGCAAATAATAAAAAACTCAGCAGGCAATATGTATACAAGGACATACAACACCTATCAGTCAACTTCTCCATACACAGGGGTTAACTTTCCCTATCTTAGCCGGAAAGATGATTATGTATATGATGGAACACCAACGTACAAGCAGGCAGCTACTTCGTTTACCTATGATATTTATGGCAACGTAACCAGGAAGTATTTACACGGTAACGTATCAGTAACAGGAGATGACAGAGATGAATACACAGACTACACCTATGATACGGTAAACTGGATAGTATCCCTTCCATCCTCTACTTATATTAAAAATAACAGCGGAATTACAAAAGCACAGACATGGTTTACCTATGATACAAAAGGGAATTTCCTCACAAAGACAGCCTGGCTTAATGGAGGAATAAATCCAGTAACTACATACACCTATGATACGTATGGTAATGTTCAGACAATACAAGACCCCAAAGACAATCCACCTACAACCATTACCTATGATACCGTTGCTCAAACATATCCGGCAACGATACAAAACCCATTGGGGCATACAGTCAACAAGACCTATGACTATAGATTTGGAAAGCCTCTTACCGAGACAGACCCGAATAACAATACAACTACATACGAATACGATACCTTTGGAAGATTAACAAAGGTAACAAACCCTAATGATACTAATTCTACCTATGGCACAATCTCTTACTCTTATCTTGACTTCGGTACAATTGGGAGCCAGCGGATAGTAACACATGCAACGGAGCAGAGCGGAACAGGCAATTATATCTGGAGTGAGACATATTTTGACGGGCTTGGAAGGACAATAAAAACACGTTCAGAGGGGCCTGATACCAAGGTTATAGTCCAGCGGACTTTCTATGACAACAGAGGAAATGTATCATACGTATCCCTTCCATATTTTGAGGGTATAGAGACAGAGAGATGGACATACTTTGAGTATGATCCGATAGGTAGAGCTAAAAAGGTAACAAACCCTGACGGCACATACGTAACAAAGAGTTTCGCAGAGGCAGCACTACTCTTGTAG
- a CDS encoding IS1634 family transposase, which yields MSKKKREKRTVIEARQHRGRPRAGEHLPQRESWRVKLALEEDPERLSQSREKLNKFILVTNILDCTGMTNTEILKAYKGQSAVETNFKWAKNPAAVAPIFLKDPKRIAVLGFVYLVALMVYTLMQRQIRQSLKQAQKTIPGNKGYTDNPTGRVLFQNMRGIAVVVISLGKSILKQITNFTQLHTDILRYFSFDGEIYQPLKTISSA from the coding sequence ATGAGCAAGAAGAAGAGGGAGAAGAGAACGGTTATCGAAGCAAGGCAGCACAGAGGCAGGCCAAGAGCAGGAGAACACCTGCCTCAGAGGGAGAGTTGGAGAGTAAAGCTCGCTCTTGAAGAAGACCCTGAGAGACTCTCTCAGAGCAGAGAGAAGCTCAATAAGTTTATTCTGGTAACGAATATCCTGGATTGTACCGGGATGACCAATACCGAGATACTGAAGGCATACAAGGGACAGTCTGCTGTGGAGACAAACTTCAAATGGGCGAAGAATCCTGCGGCAGTGGCCCCGATTTTCCTGAAGGATCCCAAGAGAATTGCAGTCTTGGGGTTTGTGTATCTGGTAGCCCTTATGGTCTATACGCTAATGCAGCGGCAGATACGACAGTCACTGAAACAGGCACAGAAGACAATACCGGGGAATAAGGGATATACTGATAATCCAACAGGGAGAGTACTGTTTCAGAACATGAGGGGGATAGCTGTGGTTGTTATTTCCCTGGGTAAATCTATCCTAAAGCAGATTACCAATTTCACGCAACTGCATACGGATATTCTCAGGTATTTCTCCTTTGATGGTGAAATCTATCAACCGTTAAAAACTATTTCTTCTGCTTAA
- a CDS encoding DUF4277 domain-containing protein: MPESDSIEILTTRRLDHLPLVSACMRYLEIDQIIDELVPAHKLNCVSAGECLQAMVLSILTGQHALYKVSEVLGDYDTEIIFQKEIKPESFHDNRLGAALDQMYEAGVGTLYSKLITKAIMKYSLGLEKLHFDTTSISLYGAYEQEEEGEENGYRSKAAQRQAKSRRTPASEGELESKARS, encoded by the coding sequence ATGCCGGAGAGTGACTCTATTGAAATTCTTACTACCAGGAGGCTTGACCATCTTCCTTTGGTATCTGCGTGTATGCGATACCTGGAAATTGATCAAATTATTGATGAACTAGTTCCTGCTCATAAGCTCAACTGTGTAAGTGCCGGAGAATGTCTCCAGGCAATGGTTTTATCAATCCTTACGGGTCAACATGCCCTGTATAAAGTCTCTGAGGTATTGGGAGACTATGATACCGAGATTATCTTCCAGAAAGAGATCAAGCCAGAGTCCTTCCATGATAACCGCTTAGGGGCAGCCCTGGATCAGATGTACGAGGCTGGCGTGGGAACGTTGTACTCAAAGCTTATTACGAAAGCCATTATGAAATATTCCCTGGGACTGGAGAAGCTGCATTTCGATACGACCAGTATTAGCCTCTATGGTGCTTATGAGCAAGAAGAAGAGGGAGAAGAGAACGGTTATCGAAGCAAGGCAGCACAGAGGCAGGCCAAGAGCAGGAGAACACCTGCCTCAGAGGGAGAGTTGGAGAGTAAAGCTCGCTCTTGA
- a CDS encoding helix-hairpin-helix domain-containing protein, producing the protein MHILRKFCSVLVLVLAIAFVCQTICMSDEGVEGKVNINTATEDQIALLPGIGPKIAIEVVNYRTNNGNFQTIEDMKKVKGVGDKKFEKIKNSIAVEGDTTVKSTKVVKVKEPKQEK; encoded by the coding sequence ATGCACATACTACGTAAATTTTGCAGTGTACTTGTGCTGGTGCTTGCAATTGCCTTTGTTTGTCAAACGATTTGTATGTCTGACGAAGGGGTCGAGGGAAAGGTAAACATTAATACTGCCACAGAGGATCAAATTGCGTTATTACCCGGGATAGGGCCTAAGATTGCTATTGAAGTAGTAAACTATAGGACGAATAATGGTAATTTTCAGACTATAGAAGATATGAAAAAGGTTAAAGGTGTCGGCGATAAGAAATTTGAAAAGATTAAAAATTCTATTGCAGTAGAAGGAGATACTACGGTAAAATCAACAAAGGTTGTAAAGGTTAAAGAGCCAAAGCAGGAAAAATAG
- a CDS encoding ATP-dependent Clp protease proteolytic subunit, with translation MEKTGYGERHYDIFSRLLKDRIIFIGSAIEDTLSNLVIAQILFLQNENKNQDINIYINSPGGSITAGLAIYDTMQFVQCDVATFCIGQAFSMAAILLAAGTKGKRYGLPHTRIMLHQPWGGMRGTATDISIQAEEILRMKKYLNEILVKHAGQPIERVEADVDRDFYMSSHEAKAYGLIDEVIESLRDKKK, from the coding sequence ATTGAAAAGACCGGCTATGGTGAGAGACATTACGACATATTTTCAAGGCTGTTAAAGGATCGTATCATTTTTATTGGCTCTGCGATAGAAGATACCTTATCAAATTTGGTTATAGCACAGATATTATTTCTTCAGAATGAGAACAAAAACCAGGACATTAATATTTATATTAATTCTCCAGGTGGATCGATTACCGCTGGTTTAGCCATTTACGATACAATGCAATTCGTACAATGCGATGTTGCAACCTTTTGTATAGGCCAGGCGTTCAGCATGGCTGCTATCCTCCTTGCTGCTGGAACAAAAGGGAAACGATATGGTCTGCCCCATACCCGTATCATGCTTCATCAGCCATGGGGTGGTATGAGAGGGACAGCAACAGATATTAGTATTCAGGCGGAAGAGATCCTGAGAATGAAGAAGTATTTAAATGAAATCCTTGTGAAACACGCAGGACAACCAATAGAACGTGTCGAAGCAGATGTTGACCGCGATTTCTATATGTCTTCTCATGAGGCAAAAGCATATGGCTTGATAGATGAAGTAATAGAATCCTTACGGGATAAAAAGAAATAA
- the tig gene encoding trigger factor: protein MNVTIEDAGPCKKVLKFEIPKETIESEFEKKTVEVCDTIELPGFRKGHAPRKLVEKRFADQIKDEVKQSVVSDCYQKVIEEHKLNPVGNPKFGDIKFDVGQPFNFDVTLEVWPTFDVGQYRDLKLKKKPTTVTDEDIQKALHNMSLRKAQLTVVKDGNAAKGDQIICDGKVEVDGNMVLEDNDIEILVADGFAVFNTEVPDLVTKLEGTKSGEIRNIDVKLPDTFVKEEYRGKNAKLQLTVKEIKRLAVPEVNENFAKTLGFESLEDLKSKIQKQIEIEKKKWAEEDLRNQVLDILLDQTKFELPEDFVSYHTGKRVYKHQLDLLNRGMPLEEIQKQTENIKNASAESVMRELKASLILDKIAEKEKIFVTENEVEQRIADIARAYNTDTARVRKQLERQGSLSYLRNDMRENKVVNLILKEAHTGE from the coding sequence ATGAATGTAACAATTGAAGATGCAGGTCCTTGTAAAAAAGTTTTAAAATTTGAAATACCAAAGGAAACAATCGAAAGCGAATTTGAGAAAAAAACCGTAGAGGTTTGTGATACGATAGAGCTACCTGGTTTTCGAAAGGGGCATGCACCTCGCAAGTTAGTGGAAAAGCGGTTTGCTGACCAAATTAAGGATGAGGTGAAACAATCTGTGGTTAGTGATTGTTACCAAAAGGTAATTGAAGAGCATAAACTGAATCCGGTAGGGAATCCAAAATTTGGCGATATAAAATTTGATGTTGGACAACCATTTAATTTTGATGTGACCCTGGAAGTATGGCCAACATTTGATGTAGGTCAGTACAGGGATTTAAAATTAAAGAAAAAACCAACTACGGTAACGGATGAAGATATACAAAAAGCATTACACAATATGAGTCTCCGTAAAGCGCAATTAACCGTTGTAAAAGACGGAAATGCAGCAAAGGGAGACCAAATTATTTGTGATGGTAAAGTAGAAGTTGATGGAAATATGGTATTGGAAGACAATGATATAGAAATTCTTGTTGCAGACGGCTTTGCAGTCTTTAATACAGAGGTACCAGACTTAGTCACAAAACTAGAAGGCACAAAATCAGGTGAAATACGCAACATTGATGTGAAACTGCCAGATACCTTCGTAAAAGAAGAGTATCGGGGAAAGAATGCGAAATTACAACTTACCGTGAAAGAAATAAAACGGCTTGCTGTTCCTGAAGTTAATGAGAATTTTGCCAAAACCTTAGGTTTTGAATCTTTGGAAGATTTAAAGTCAAAAATACAAAAACAAATTGAGATTGAGAAAAAGAAATGGGCTGAAGAGGATTTGAGGAACCAGGTACTTGATATTCTTTTAGACCAGACAAAATTCGAATTACCTGAAGATTTTGTGAGTTACCATACGGGAAAAAGGGTATATAAACATCAGTTGGATTTGCTGAACAGGGGTATGCCCTTAGAAGAAATTCAAAAACAAACGGAAAATATCAAAAATGCATCTGCCGAATCAGTAATGCGTGAGTTAAAGGCATCTCTTATCTTAGATAAGATAGCTGAAAAGGAAAAGATATTTGTTACAGAAAACGAAGTTGAACAGCGGATTGCTGATATTGCACGCGCATACAATACCGATACGGCTAGGGTTCGTAAACAATTAGAACGTCAGGGGAGCCTATCCTATTTGCGGAACGATATGCGTGAGAATAAAGTAGTAAATCTCATCCTTAAAGAAGCTCATACAGGAGAATAA
- a CDS encoding FAD-dependent oxidoreductase yields the protein MPALSRPIQSISLNLPARSAIVAAETNVLVVGGGPAGFGAAMSAAWAGAKVILAERYGFLGGNATAALVMPFASSYTEHPVQKRPAATTLFPTDHGSGEPVIAGVYRKLINRLVKSGGVIPPSLKTGYTIPFDPEIFKLVMLQLIDEAGVHILLHALASDIVDDQGKRGVVFETKSGPIVIKAQVIIDCTGDGDLAARAGARYEIGRDHDGLVQPMTLMFRMAEFERVAFQAYVREHPDQWYGVHGLWDLIRKATDAGELELKREDILFFATPHEREVCFNSTRVTKVLGIDVWDLTYAEWESRWQMRQITAFLRRYVPGFEKAYIAQSGVHIGVRETRRIVGDYQLTENDVLSARKFPDVIARCAYPMDIHNPEGKGTEFKRLPPGEAYDIPLRCLLPEGIDGIIVAGRCISGTHEAHSSYRVMPASIATGQAAGVCAAFASLKSKALRDTPVLDIQKELLRQDANLGHVVREQCK from the coding sequence ATGCCAGCACTTTCCCGCCCGATACAATCCATTTCTCTTAACTTGCCGGCACGTTCTGCGATAGTTGCTGCGGAAACAAATGTCCTTGTCGTTGGTGGTGGTCCAGCAGGATTCGGCGCAGCTATGAGCGCAGCATGGGCAGGTGCAAAGGTCATTTTAGCCGAACGCTATGGCTTTCTTGGCGGTAATGCAACGGCAGCTTTGGTTATGCCTTTTGCATCATCTTATACAGAGCACCCGGTTCAGAAACGGCCTGCTGCCACAACGCTATTTCCTACTGACCATGGATCTGGCGAGCCTGTGATAGCCGGTGTATACAGGAAGCTGATTAACCGTTTAGTAAAGTCGGGCGGAGTTATCCCTCCTTCTTTGAAAACAGGTTATACGATACCTTTTGATCCTGAGATATTCAAACTCGTTATGCTGCAACTGATAGATGAGGCCGGTGTACATATTTTGTTGCATGCATTAGCAAGCGATATTGTTGATGACCAGGGGAAAAGGGGAGTTGTTTTTGAAACAAAATCCGGTCCTATTGTAATTAAGGCGCAGGTTATTATTGACTGCACCGGTGATGGTGATTTGGCGGCACGAGCCGGAGCACGATATGAAATAGGACGGGATCATGATGGATTGGTGCAGCCTATGACATTAATGTTTCGGATGGCAGAGTTTGAGCGTGTGGCTTTTCAGGCATATGTAAGAGAACATCCTGACCAATGGTATGGTGTTCATGGACTTTGGGACCTTATTCGTAAGGCTACTGATGCAGGTGAACTCGAACTAAAACGTGAAGATATCTTATTTTTCGCAACTCCGCATGAACGGGAGGTCTGTTTTAATAGTACGCGTGTGACGAAGGTGCTTGGCATTGATGTATGGGATTTGACATATGCAGAATGGGAAAGCCGTTGGCAGATGCGCCAGATTACAGCGTTCCTGCGCCGGTATGTGCCAGGTTTTGAAAAGGCTTATATTGCTCAAAGCGGGGTACATATAGGGGTGCGTGAGACGAGAAGAATCGTGGGAGATTATCAACTTACCGAGAATGATGTATTGAGCGCCCGCAAATTTCCTGATGTAATTGCACGTTGCGCATATCCCATGGATATTCACAATCCCGAAGGGAAAGGCACGGAATTTAAACGCCTGCCTCCGGGCGAGGCTTATGATATTCCCCTGCGTTGTCTCTTACCGGAGGGTATTGATGGAATTATTGTTGCCGGCCGTTGCATTTCCGGTACTCACGAAGCCCACTCTTCATACCGTGTTATGCCTGCCTCCATAGCAACCGGACAGGCAGCCGGAGTGTGTGCTGCATTTGCGTCTCTTAAAAGCAAAGCGCTAAGGGACACGCCTGTATTGGATATTCAGAAAGAACTTTTGCGGCAAGATGCAAATCTCGGTCATGTGGTGAGAGAACAGTGTAAATAA